The following proteins come from a genomic window of Coregonus clupeaformis isolate EN_2021a chromosome 2, ASM2061545v1, whole genome shotgun sequence:
- the LOC121586583 gene encoding SLIT and NTRK-like protein 2: MLNSVLLLSVLTVTSFSSKTESRKTSKDICKNRCSCEEKENILSINCENKGFTTVSLFQPPPNKICQLFLNGNFLSRLNLNEFVNYGNVTSLHLGNNGLQEIKTGAFTGLRLLKRLHLNNNNLEIIKEDTFAGLESLEYLQADYNYISAIEAGAFGKLNKLKVLILNDNLLLSLPNNVFRFVMLTHLDLRGNRLKMLPFAGVLEHIGGIMEIQLEENPWNCTCDLIPLKSWLDTISVFVGDIVCETPFRLHGKDITQLIKQDLCPRRNAGDSNHRVMQPPSDSQYHGLSPTLHPSVTPTKTPRASRPPKMRNRPTQRVTSSKDKQVFGPIMVYQTRSPVPMTCPSICVCTSQNPDSGLNINCQERKLHNITELTPKPSYPKKLHLTGNYLHTIYRTDLTEYSSLELLHLGNNRIAVIQNGAFEHLANLRRLYLNGNYIESLSQSLFAGLHSLQYLYLEYNVIKDILPQTFNSLQNLQLLFLNNNLLRSLPDNVFWGTMLTRLNLRNNHFSHLPVRGVLDQLSAFIQIDLQENPWDCTCDIVALKNWMELSSTSVVVNEITCDSPSKHAGRLLRSLRNDAICPEPNEITITKAPTVRPSTDSTPPSAITPTDEQVPEMHAEVPLSVLILGLLVVFILSVCFGAGLFVFVLKRRKGADSVPASVNNVDLNSFQVQYGSYSTEPTADKTETHVYNYIPPPVGQMCQNPIYMQKDSEQVAYYRNLKELSFSTMDTKKSELPPSPYTISTVEFIEKQSCGNREPELLYQNIAERVKDLPTAGALNYNFCTLPKRQFIPQYENTRRHNQDRLNKTVLYGTPRKYYADQSKNEHSVLPGKLKTEPDYLEVLEKQTAMSQL, translated from the coding sequence ATGCTGAACAGCGTTTTGTTGCTCAGCGTTTTAACTGTGACCAGTTTCTCATCGAAGACTGAGAGTCGCAAAACTTCGAAAGACATTTGTAAGAACCGCTGCTCGTGTGAGGAAAAGGAGAATATATTGAGCATCAACTGTGAAAACAAAGGATTTACAACGGTTAGTCTATTTCAACCCCCACCGAACAAAATCTGTCAACTCTTTCTCAATGGAAACTTTCTTTCGAGGCTGAATCTGAACGAGTTTGTCAATTATGGTAATGTAACATCACTTCATCTGGGAAACAATGGGTTACAGGAGATAAAGACCGGAGCTTTTACTGGACTGAGATTGTTAAAACGACTTCATCTCAACAACAATAACTTGGAGATAATCAAGGAGGACACCTTTGCTGGTTTAGAGAGTTTGGAGTATTTACAGGCAGATTATAATTACATCAGTGCCATTGAAGCAGGTGCATTCGGTAAATTGAATAAACTCAAAGTACTGATTCTCAATGACAAcctcctgctctctcttcccaacaatgtatTTCGTTTCGTCATGTTAACGCATTTGGATCTAAGGGGGAACCGGCTTAAGATGCTGCCTTTTGCTGGTGTGCTGGAGCATATAGGCGGCATTATGGAGATCCAACTGGAGGAGAACCCGTGGAACTGCACCTGTGATCTGATCCCCTTAAAATCCTGGCTGGACACCATCTCAGTCTTTGTAGGGGACATCGTGTGCGAGACCCCATTTAGACTGCATGGAAAGGACATTACGCAATTGATTAAGCAAGATCTATGCCCCCGACGAAATGCTGGTGATTCAAATCACCGCGTAATGCAGCCTCCCTCTGACTCCCAATACCACGGCCTGTCTCCCACCCTACACCCCAGTGTCACACCAACAAAAACCCCAAGGGCCTCCCGTCCCCCTAAAATGAGAAATCGCCCCACACAAAGGGTAACGTCTAGTAAGGACAAACAAGTGTTCGGGCCTATAATGGTTTATCAGACTAGGTCCCCTGTTCCCATGACCTGCCCTAGCATATGCGTCTGCACCTCTCAGAACCCAGACAGTGGATTAAATATCAACTGCCAGGAGAGGAAATTGCATAATATAACAGAGCTCACCCCTAAACCGTCCTATCCAAAGAAATTGCATTTAACAGGCAATTACTTACATACCATATACAGAACAGACCTAACCGAATACAGCTCACTAGAGCTCCTCCACTTAGGAAATAATAGAATAGCTGTCATTCAGAATGGGGCCTTTGAACATCTGGCTAATCTACGGAGACTTTACCTCAATGGCAATTACATTGAAAGTCTATCCCAGTCATTATTCGCAGGGCTGCATAGCCTTCAATACTTATACCTGGAGTACAATGTTATCAAGGACATTTTACCCCAGACGTTTAACTCGTTACAGAATCTGCAGCTTCTGTTCCTAAACAATAATCTACTGAGATCCCTTCCCgacaatgttttttgggggactaTGCTGACAAGACTAAACCTGAGGAACAATCATTTCTCCCACCTGCCGGTGCGCGGTGTGCTCGACCAGCTCTCCGCATTCATTCAGATCGACCTGCAGGAGAACCCATGGGATTGCACCTGCGACATCGTTGCCCTTAAAAACTGGATGGAGCTGTCCAGCACCAGCGTAGTGGTAAATGAAATCACATGTGATTCGCCCTCCAAACACGCAGGGCGCCTCCTCAGGTCCCTGCGTAACGATGCAATTTGTCCTGAGCCTAATGAGATCACAATAACCAAGGCCCCCACCGTCAGACCCAGCACtgactccactcctccctctgcCATCACGCCCACAGACGAGCAGGTGCCGGAGATGCACGCGGAGGTGCCCCTGTCGGTTCTCATACTGGGACTGCTCGTGGTTTTCATTCTGTCGGTCTGCTTCGGGGCTGGTTTGTTCGTATTTGTCCTCAAACGACGCAAAGGTGCTGATAGCGTTCCCGCCAGTGTCAATAATGTAGATTTAAACTCATTCCAGGTACAGTATGGTTCTTATAGCACAGAGCCCACTGCAGATAAAACAGAGACGCATGTGTATAACTACATCCCTCCCCCCGTTGGCCAGATGTGTCAGAATCCCATCTACATGCAGAAAGATAGCGAGCAGGTGGCCTACTATAGGAATCTAAAGGAACtaagtttcagcaccatggacactAAAAAGTCGGAGTTGCCCCCAAGTCCATATACTATAAGCACAGTGGAGTTCATTGAGAAACAATCTTGCGGCAATCGAGAGCCCGAGCTGCTTTATCAAAACATTGCAGAGCGGGTTAAGGACCTTCCGACTGCTGGGGCTCTGAATTATAATTTTTGCACTTTACCGAAAAGACAGTTCATTCCTCAATATGAAAACACTAGACGACACAACCAGGACAGGTTGAATAAAACTGTTCTCTATGGGACTCCACGAAAGTATTATGCCGATCAATCAAAAAATGAACACTCTGTACTGCCTGGAAAGCTAAAAACAGAACCAGACTACCTCGAAGTTCTGGAAAAACAAACTGCAATGAGTCAGTTGTAA